One window of the Candidatus Margulisiibacteriota bacterium genome contains the following:
- a CDS encoding glycosyltransferase family 39 protein, with protein sequence MSNTNNPKAETETSVGSSVKKSYLFYLMLLAAILFLFKLGSFSLYDAAETTYGEFVKNMIRYGDYLTLRFNGAIIFDKPPLYYWFVALLSRLIGFNEWAMRLPAAISGLLTVALTYFFGKKLFNSERAGFFAGLVTMTAFQFLVQSRIAELDVVLTLFVTLALFCFYRGYSSHKKWWFTLSYFPIALAFLLKGLLGVAMPAGTIFLFLLLKGELGKTKELKLPAGIVIFMLIGLPWYAIELFRHGKPFLDFTVGFLFLSRFQGVVAGHTGPWYYYFLAIILGFAPWSPFLPYAFWRIARNWRSDSSLLCLSLIVPTFIVFSAATTKLPSYILPLYPFFGLMVGKLLDDSLNDQGSMKIGMIISYLLLFVVVLMLIAGFIMAGNINYPDQYKSFLPLLYILAAVLAGTSFLAVVIYFAGKKRLSIYTLTALAFAIMFVLTLMVLPQVEELKGARPLGREIERLFQPGQKIAAFGTGNRPGVVFYSPRTVEFLKDKPAVWDFINNRRGYLFISMPEYEKIRFNLPKYVKILGVKGDLLVLQCQNQN encoded by the coding sequence ATGAGTAATACTAATAACCCTAAAGCTGAAACCGAGACTTCAGTGGGTTCCAGCGTCAAAAAATCATATCTATTCTATTTAATGCTCCTGGCGGCGATCCTCTTCTTATTTAAGCTCGGGAGTTTCTCTCTTTACGACGCGGCGGAGACAACCTACGGCGAGTTCGTCAAGAATATGATCCGCTACGGCGACTACCTGACCCTGCGTTTTAACGGCGCGATCATTTTTGACAAGCCCCCGCTATATTATTGGTTTGTCGCCCTCCTCTCCAGGCTCATTGGCTTTAATGAATGGGCAATGCGCCTGCCGGCCGCCATCTCGGGCCTGCTGACCGTCGCCCTGACCTATTTTTTTGGCAAGAAATTATTCAACAGCGAGCGGGCCGGTTTTTTTGCCGGGCTGGTAACCATGACCGCGTTCCAATTCCTGGTCCAGTCGAGGATCGCCGAGCTCGATGTTGTTTTAACCCTTTTTGTTACCCTCGCCCTTTTCTGTTTTTACCGGGGATACTCCAGCCATAAGAAATGGTGGTTCACTTTAAGTTATTTCCCCATCGCCCTCGCCTTTTTGCTCAAAGGGCTTCTGGGGGTCGCCATGCCGGCTGGCACGATCTTTCTTTTTCTCCTGCTCAAAGGCGAGCTGGGAAAAACAAAAGAGCTCAAGCTCCCGGCCGGGATCGTCATCTTTATGCTGATCGGCCTCCCCTGGTACGCCATTGAGCTCTTCCGCCACGGCAAGCCATTTCTCGATTTTACCGTCGGCTTCCTCTTTCTCTCCCGTTTTCAGGGAGTGGTCGCCGGGCACACCGGTCCCTGGTATTATTATTTTCTCGCCATTATCCTGGGCTTTGCCCCCTGGTCCCCTTTTCTCCCCTACGCCTTTTGGCGGATCGCGCGGAACTGGCGGAGCGATTCGTCCCTCCTTTGCCTTAGCCTTATCGTCCCGACCTTTATCGTCTTTTCTGCCGCTACAACCAAGCTCCCGAGCTATATCCTCCCCCTCTACCCCTTTTTCGGGCTGATGGTCGGCAAGCTCCTGGACGATTCGCTCAACGACCAGGGCTCAATGAAGATCGGGATGATCATCTCTTATTTGTTGCTCTTTGTGGTCGTCCTGATGCTGATCGCCGGCTTTATTATGGCGGGAAACATCAATTATCCGGACCAGTATAAAAGCTTCCTCCCCCTCCTCTATATTTTAGCGGCAGTCCTGGCCGGGACCAGTTTTCTGGCGGTCGTTATTTATTTTGCCGGCAAGAAACGATTGTCGATCTACACCCTGACGGCGCTCGCTTTTGCCATTATGTTTGTCCTGACCCTGATGGTCCTCCCCCAGGTTGAAGAGCTCAAAGGGGCCAGGCCGCTCGGCCGTGAGATCGAGAGGCTCTTTCAACCGGGCCAAAAGATCGCCGCGTTCGGGACCGGCAACCGCCCCGGGGTTGTTTTCTACAGCCCGCGGACGGTTGAATTCCTAAAAGACAAGCCGGCGGTCTGGGATTTTATCAACAACCGGCGGGGCTACCTTTTTATCTCAATGCCGGAATACGAAAAGATCCGTTTCAACCTTCCCAAATATGTTAAGATATTAGGGGTGAAAGGAGACCTTTTGGTCCTGCAATGTCAAAACCAGAATTAA
- a CDS encoding glycosyltransferase family 2 protein, with translation MIDLSIIIVNYNGEKLLTDCLRSIYGSTHKTSFEVILVDNRSTDNSLRLVKELFPKVEIIKNEENFGFCKANNRALRVYHGRYALLLNNDTIVKDKALDRMVEFMDAHPGAGACGPKLLNPDGTVQHQGGFFAREFWISPTPVTVNYLIAACLLIRRTTIDQVGLLDENFFFSNDDLDYTRRIVKAGWKIYFVPQAEVVHLGGYTINLFRKEIFVEGFRGGLYFCKKHYGLIAYQFYRWLVVFLLLPVILITALIYPWLKNKEKLTAYLEILRIFVKGELRRV, from the coding sequence ATGATCGATCTTTCCATTATTATCGTTAACTACAACGGCGAAAAGCTGTTAACCGACTGCCTCCGCTCAATTTATGGTTCGACCCATAAAACTTCGTTCGAAGTTATTCTGGTCGACAACCGTTCGACCGACAACTCGCTCCGCCTGGTCAAAGAACTCTTTCCCAAAGTCGAGATCATCAAGAACGAAGAGAATTTTGGCTTCTGCAAGGCAAACAACCGGGCGCTCCGGGTCTACCACGGCCGCTACGCCCTGCTGCTGAACAACGACACGATCGTCAAGGATAAAGCGCTCGACCGGATGGTCGAATTTATGGACGCCCATCCCGGGGCCGGCGCCTGCGGACCAAAGCTCCTCAACCCGGACGGGACGGTCCAGCATCAAGGGGGATTTTTTGCCCGCGAATTCTGGATCTCCCCGACACCGGTCACCGTCAACTATTTGATCGCCGCCTGCCTCCTGATCCGGCGGACGACCATTGACCAGGTCGGCCTGCTCGACGAGAACTTCTTTTTTTCCAACGACGACCTCGACTACACCCGCCGGATCGTCAAGGCGGGCTGGAAGATCTATTTTGTCCCGCAGGCGGAAGTGGTCCACCTGGGAGGGTACACTATCAACCTTTTCCGCAAAGAGATCTTTGTCGAAGGCTTTCGCGGCGGGCTTTATTTTTGCAAAAAACATTATGGATTGATCGCCTACCAGTTTTACCGCTGGCTGGTCGTCTTTCTCCTTCTGCCGGTCATTTTGATCACCGCTCTGATTTATCCCTGGCTGAAGAACAAAGAAAAGCTCACCGCCTATCTTGAAATCCTGCGGATCTTTGTCAAAGGAGAACTTCGCCGTGTCTAA
- a CDS encoding DUF2079 domain-containing protein, whose amino-acid sequence MTNKYNSRIIWFIILFTIFFTGFRMMQHYTFNNNALDDGFNDNLIWNTIHGKFMYSDIKGSSTLGDHLELATLLFIPFYLLGLGPFILFFGQTLLIGLGALPIYWQARDSLGESPFVWLMPLAYLLYLPTVNITFQGYYPIALCITPLLFATYYLLRGRYLPFLLWLGLAMLCQENIYLVAAFFGLYILGFKKEKLAGGLLFISGLALFILAISVIIPHFNTGGSYVYYERYAYLGNSLPAMVMTIAARPLYVLAHVITPEKIWFIVGLFLPVAFLSFRRPALLIPALPIFAINLLSSYRDMYQLGTRYPSAIVPFVFMTAILGLATVQPGEIRRMGRIKTTMVLFMVLSTLYFFAGFYWRYTVITEPVKEGHQLLRQVPADAAISALGNLYPHLSHREKIWLFPKNWEKSDYLILCKLDPTWPIEGDYTTALTQLIKKKNYGKLLEYIFVGETPLTGPLSKTDYAPLYEKIRADRHFTMVTEKESYILLKRTRE is encoded by the coding sequence ATGACAAACAAATATAACTCCCGGATCATCTGGTTCATCATTCTCTTTACCATATTTTTTACAGGTTTCAGGATGATGCAGCACTACACTTTTAACAATAACGCTTTAGACGACGGGTTCAATGACAACCTGATCTGGAACACTATACACGGAAAGTTTATGTACAGCGACATCAAGGGATCAAGCACCCTGGGAGACCACCTTGAGCTTGCCACTCTTCTCTTTATCCCTTTCTATTTGTTGGGGCTTGGCCCATTTATTTTATTTTTTGGCCAGACCCTGCTGATCGGGCTGGGAGCGCTCCCCATTTACTGGCAGGCGCGCGACAGCCTGGGGGAGAGCCCTTTTGTCTGGCTGATGCCGCTCGCTTATCTGTTATATTTACCGACGGTCAACATCACTTTTCAGGGGTACTACCCGATCGCCCTCTGCATCACTCCGCTCCTCTTCGCGACCTACTATTTGCTCAGGGGGCGCTATCTCCCTTTCTTGCTCTGGCTGGGGCTGGCGATGCTCTGCCAGGAAAACATTTATCTGGTCGCCGCTTTTTTCGGGCTCTATATCCTCGGTTTTAAAAAAGAAAAACTGGCCGGAGGGTTGCTTTTTATCAGCGGGCTGGCCCTCTTTATCCTGGCGATCTCGGTCATCATCCCGCATTTTAATACCGGGGGCAGTTATGTTTATTATGAGCGTTATGCCTACCTTGGCAATTCCCTTCCGGCAATGGTCATGACTATCGCTGCCCGGCCGCTTTATGTACTGGCACACGTCATTACCCCAGAAAAGATCTGGTTTATCGTCGGTTTATTTCTCCCGGTCGCCTTTCTCTCTTTCCGCCGCCCTGCCCTTTTGATCCCGGCCCTGCCGATCTTTGCCATTAATTTATTGAGCAGTTACCGGGACATGTACCAGCTGGGGACCCGTTACCCGTCGGCGATCGTCCCTTTCGTCTTTATGACCGCCATCCTCGGACTGGCCACGGTCCAGCCCGGAGAAATAAGGAGAATGGGCCGGATCAAAACCACCATGGTCCTCTTCATGGTCCTTTCAACCCTGTATTTCTTCGCTGGATTTTATTGGCGCTACACGGTGATCACCGAACCGGTCAAAGAGGGCCACCAGCTCCTCCGACAGGTCCCGGCCGACGCGGCCATTTCCGCTCTGGGGAATCTTTATCCTCATCTTTCCCACCGGGAAAAGATCTGGCTCTTCCCCAAGAACTGGGAGAAGTCGGATTATCTGATCCTCTGCAAGCTCGATCCGACCTGGCCGATAGAGGGGGATTATACGACCGCTCTGACCCAGCTGATCAAAAAGAAGAACTACGGCAAACTGCTCGAATATATTTTTGTCGGTGAAACCCCGCTTACCGGGCCGCTCTCTAAAACAGACTACGCGCCGCTTTATGAAAAGATCAGGGCTGACCGGCACTTCACGATGGTCACCGAAAAAGAGTCGTATATATTATTAAAGAGGACCCGAGAATGA
- a CDS encoding polyprenol monophosphomannose synthase, whose protein sequence is MSKPELTISIPTYNEARNIAAMAERVSRAFKKGGIHGEILVIDDSSPDGTAEIATGLAAKYPIRVYVRKQRLGPGPAIMDGIRLADAPIVCVMDGDLSHPPEVLPEMYQMIKSDSANLVIGSRHVSGGGTSDWIWYRKFFSWGARMLGRILTPVNDLTSGFFMFDKKILEGTKIDPIGCKVGLELMVKGNHHGKVVEYPIVFAERAAGESKMGSRETLQYIQHLLALNLYKLGKAFRLRK, encoded by the coding sequence ATGTCAAAACCAGAATTAACAATTTCCATTCCAACTTATAACGAGGCCAGGAACATCGCCGCTATGGCGGAGCGGGTCAGCCGCGCCTTTAAAAAAGGAGGGATCCATGGCGAGATCCTGGTGATCGACGACTCCTCTCCCGACGGGACAGCGGAGATCGCCACCGGTCTGGCAGCCAAATATCCGATCCGGGTCTATGTCCGGAAACAGCGGCTCGGCCCCGGCCCGGCGATCATGGACGGGATCCGGCTGGCCGACGCGCCGATCGTCTGCGTCATGGACGGGGACTTGAGCCATCCACCCGAAGTTCTGCCCGAAATGTATCAAATGATCAAAAGCGACTCGGCCAACCTGGTCATCGGCAGCCGGCATGTTTCCGGCGGCGGGACCTCGGATTGGATCTGGTACCGAAAATTCTTCTCCTGGGGCGCGCGCATGCTCGGACGGATCTTAACCCCGGTCAATGACCTGACCTCCGGTTTTTTTATGTTCGACAAAAAAATATTGGAGGGAACCAAGATCGATCCCATTGGCTGCAAGGTCGGCCTGGAATTGATGGTCAAAGGGAACCACCACGGAAAAGTCGTTGAGTACCCTATCGTTTTTGCCGAACGGGCGGCGGGAGAGAGCAAAATGGGGAGCCGCGAAACGCTCCAGTACATTCAGCACCTGCTCGCCCTCAATCTCTACAAGCTGGGCAAAGCCTTCCGGCTGAGAAAGTAA
- a CDS encoding lipid-A-disaccharide synthase-related protein: MSKKVLLVSNGHAEDLAAAEIGAALKRLAPQTEIAALPLVGLGKAYEKKEIKTLGLKKLLPSGGFAKEGLFHFLKDLGAGWLPLLRRQIAILKTQKPDLVIAVGDAWVVALCGRYVKKPLLFVDGPKSVKITGYWPLEKYLMRRYCSGIVVQDQATADHLKNEKFPAHYLGSWVMDYVPLTGEDFGIESKKVIGILPGTREEAYDNLGLILKVIEKMAAQADREEKLVGLAASTLDRQRLAKKMTEINWRMHEPLPADLKRGITGMLVSPRGTPVYLAEGKFGDVCLRSDLIIGLAGIANEQAVAFGKPAVCFPGGGPQTTLRRWQEIQKITGKSMEILSGDAAAKATAIWRILRNPAKMAEMSRIGKESKPLWGGTERIVKLALDMLDNRGVQPQVASPATKRRG; this comes from the coding sequence GTGTCTAAAAAAGTCCTGCTGGTCAGCAACGGCCACGCCGAAGACCTGGCGGCGGCGGAGATCGGCGCCGCTCTAAAGCGGCTCGCGCCGCAAACGGAGATCGCCGCCCTCCCCCTGGTGGGGCTGGGCAAAGCGTACGAAAAAAAAGAGATCAAGACCCTTGGCTTAAAAAAGCTCCTGCCGAGCGGCGGCTTTGCCAAAGAAGGGCTCTTCCATTTCTTAAAAGACCTTGGGGCCGGCTGGCTTCCCCTCTTGCGCCGGCAGATTGCCATCTTGAAAACGCAAAAGCCGGATTTGGTCATCGCCGTCGGCGATGCCTGGGTCGTCGCCCTCTGCGGCCGCTACGTAAAAAAACCGCTTCTTTTTGTCGACGGGCCAAAATCGGTGAAGATCACCGGCTACTGGCCGCTTGAAAAGTATCTGATGCGCCGCTATTGCTCCGGGATCGTCGTCCAGGACCAGGCGACCGCCGATCACCTGAAAAACGAAAAGTTCCCCGCCCATTATCTGGGGAGCTGGGTCATGGACTATGTCCCGCTGACCGGCGAGGATTTTGGGATCGAAAGCAAAAAAGTGATCGGGATCCTCCCCGGCACCAGGGAAGAAGCCTACGACAATCTCGGCTTGATCCTTAAAGTGATCGAAAAAATGGCGGCCCAGGCGGACAGAGAGGAAAAATTAGTCGGGCTGGCCGCCTCGACCCTTGACCGGCAAAGGCTGGCTAAAAAAATGACCGAGATCAACTGGCGGATGCACGAACCACTGCCGGCCGATCTCAAACGAGGGATCACCGGAATGCTCGTCTCACCGCGCGGCACCCCGGTCTATCTGGCCGAAGGAAAATTCGGCGATGTTTGTCTCCGCTCCGACCTGATCATCGGCCTGGCCGGAATTGCCAATGAACAAGCGGTCGCCTTTGGCAAGCCAGCTGTCTGCTTCCCCGGAGGCGGCCCGCAAACCACGCTCCGCCGCTGGCAGGAGATCCAAAAGATCACCGGCAAGTCGATGGAAATTTTAAGCGGTGATGCCGCGGCTAAAGCAACCGCGATCTGGCGGATCTTGCGTAACCCGGCCAAAATGGCCGAGATGTCTCGGATCGGCAAAGAGAGCAAACCGCTTTGGGGAGGAACGGAACGGATTGTCAAACTGGCACTGGACATGCTTGATAACCGCGGCGTTCAGCCGCAGGTTGCCTCTCCCGCGACTAAACGTCGCGGTTAA
- a CDS encoding glycosyltransferase family 9 protein has product MTRQFSDAYALLTLAAAILLFRGGWLLLAAFIILIGSGYISLKLRRASHRLLLQVLTIASLLLIAGVLPVLLALTAYFAPKIVVYLYYRTTISLPRDIKKIVIQRADAIGDTVLATAAIAPVKKLFPGARIDFLCRDFTSELVAAHPALDQVIVHPGNKEQLISLFKEHQYSLIISLWEDELFPLAAWRAGIPYRCGPLESKKYGWLYNCGVFRRLNFATHQIERNFDIIKSLGATGPITLDLHLSEANKEKAANLFPPGDFIVALSPGTSGTNKALSAKTYGRFIDLAAAKFSCKFILLGGEAEKTIAAEIAAACGENIYDLTGKTTVGENAALIARCRFHVGCDSGPTHLAAGVKTPCLVIYTSKAQKPLTWGPWGIPHRIVRKAVDCNLICATRSCEANYCADQISAEELLEEFSRLVAGEGVADPLETKRYWAAKSLNILLTTNDGPTMAALTEEGFNVFLPSNVKIDRLVEQDISVIYNPKGRVGPIWRLAALLAGAYLNFAPAVIDKSEGPISNWADHFLKATNEKHV; this is encoded by the coding sequence ATGACCAGGCAGTTCTCCGATGCTTACGCTCTGCTGACCCTGGCGGCCGCCATTTTACTCTTTCGGGGTGGCTGGCTGCTGCTCGCCGCTTTCATTATATTGATCGGCTCCGGTTATATTTCGCTAAAACTCCGCCGGGCTTCGCACCGCCTTCTGCTGCAGGTATTGACGATCGCCTCCCTGCTGTTGATCGCCGGAGTTTTACCGGTCCTCCTGGCGCTGACCGCCTATTTCGCTCCCAAGATCGTCGTCTATTTATATTATCGAACGACGATCAGCCTGCCTCGCGACATTAAAAAGATCGTCATCCAGCGGGCTGATGCTATTGGCGATACCGTACTGGCGACCGCGGCGATCGCTCCGGTCAAAAAGCTCTTCCCCGGAGCAAGGATCGATTTTCTCTGCCGCGACTTCACCAGCGAGCTGGTCGCCGCTCACCCGGCGCTGGACCAGGTCATCGTCCATCCCGGGAACAAAGAACAGCTGATCTCTCTTTTTAAAGAGCACCAGTACTCCCTGATCATCTCGCTCTGGGAAGACGAGCTCTTTCCCCTGGCCGCCTGGCGGGCCGGGATCCCTTATCGCTGCGGACCGCTGGAAAGCAAGAAATACGGCTGGCTCTACAATTGCGGCGTTTTTCGCCGGCTGAACTTCGCGACCCACCAGATCGAGCGGAACTTTGACATCATCAAAAGCCTTGGCGCCACCGGGCCGATCACGCTTGATCTTCACCTCTCCGAAGCAAACAAAGAAAAAGCGGCCAATCTATTTCCCCCTGGCGACTTTATAGTCGCTCTCTCTCCAGGGACCAGCGGGACCAACAAAGCCCTTTCAGCTAAAACTTACGGCCGCTTTATTGATCTCGCCGCCGCGAAGTTCAGCTGTAAATTTATACTCCTGGGCGGAGAAGCGGAAAAAACGATCGCCGCCGAAATTGCGGCCGCTTGCGGAGAAAACATTTATGACCTGACCGGAAAAACAACCGTCGGCGAGAATGCCGCCCTGATCGCCCGCTGCCGCTTTCACGTCGGCTGTGATTCGGGGCCAACCCACCTGGCGGCCGGGGTCAAAACCCCCTGTCTGGTTATTTACACCAGCAAAGCGCAAAAGCCGCTGACCTGGGGCCCGTGGGGAATCCCTCATCGGATCGTCAGGAAAGCGGTCGATTGTAATTTGATCTGCGCTACTCGCTCCTGCGAGGCAAACTACTGCGCCGACCAAATTAGCGCCGAAGAGCTTCTGGAAGAATTCTCCCGCCTGGTCGCCGGTGAAGGGGTTGCCGACCCGCTGGAGACCAAGCGTTATTGGGCGGCCAAATCGCTCAACATCCTGCTAACCACAAATGACGGGCCAACTATGGCGGCATTAACTGAAGAAGGTTTCAATGTTTTTCTCCCCTCCAACGTGAAGATCGACCGCCTGGTTGAGCAAGACATCAGCGTTATATATAATCCAAAAGGGAGGGTCGGGCCGATCTGGCGGTTGGCCGCTCTCCTGGCCGGGGCTTATCTTAATTTTGCGCCGGCTGTTATTGATAAAAGCGAGGGGCCAATCAGCAATTGGGCCGATCACTTTTTAAAGGCGACCAATGAGAAACACGTTTAA
- a CDS encoding ABC transporter ATP-binding protein/permease — translation MRQYKRLFTYLKPYVPQIGLASLCTMLVAASTLLIAPLAGNAFKAIGDQDFQFLNLTAAGIIGLYFLKGLFTYGQEYLSYHIANKVIIDLRQKLYRHLEKLSLDFYGKWHSGEIISRMMNDITTLQTTILTSFTAIVPQTILLIGLIGYIFWLNWRLSLLTFVALPLIVQVIRMFATELRHISERVQQKSADITSHVQETISQIKTVQSFTMEEAEAAKFKKENDHAFHITMKAGQILATQSPVIAFLQAIAAVGIVWYGGLEIIGGRLTLPQLISFATALGIMTDPGSTLSKSFTIFQQGMASAKRIFELLDAPVSIVDKPGARTLPRIAGKVELANVSFAYEKEAVLENINLTVEPGEMIALIGRTGSGKSTLANLLPRFWDPRDGKVMIDGHDLRDVTLESLRRQIAVVPQEIALFRGTIKENLRYGRPDATEAEVVNAAKAANAYNFITELPKGFETEVGERGAKLSGGEKQRIAIARAILRDPRILILDEATSSLDVETESLLREALEKLMAGRTSFVIAHRLYTVEKASRVVVLDNGRIVEVGTHQELLARGGLYQYLNEIQLKNKA, via the coding sequence ATGCGTCAATATAAAAGATTGTTCACTTACTTGAAGCCGTATGTTCCGCAGATCGGCCTTGCCTCGCTCTGCACCATGCTGGTCGCCGCTTCGACCCTGCTTATTGCTCCGCTGGCGGGGAACGCTTTCAAGGCGATCGGCGACCAGGATTTTCAATTCCTCAACCTGACCGCCGCCGGGATCATCGGGCTTTATTTCCTGAAGGGGTTGTTCACCTACGGGCAGGAGTATCTCTCTTACCACATCGCCAATAAAGTGATCATCGACCTGCGGCAAAAACTTTACCGGCATTTGGAAAAACTGTCGCTAGACTTCTACGGCAAGTGGCATTCCGGGGAGATCATCTCCCGGATGATGAACGACATAACTACTTTACAAACGACAATTCTGACCAGCTTTACGGCGATCGTCCCGCAAACCATTCTGCTGATCGGCCTGATCGGCTATATCTTCTGGCTCAACTGGCGGCTCTCGCTACTAACCTTTGTCGCCCTGCCGCTGATCGTTCAGGTGATCAGGATGTTCGCCACGGAACTGCGCCACATTAGCGAGCGGGTCCAGCAAAAGAGCGCCGACATCACCAGCCATGTTCAGGAAACGATCTCCCAGATCAAGACGGTCCAGTCGTTTACCATGGAAGAAGCAGAGGCGGCCAAGTTCAAGAAAGAAAACGACCACGCGTTCCATATCACCATGAAGGCCGGGCAGATATTGGCGACCCAGAGCCCGGTCATCGCTTTTCTGCAGGCCATTGCCGCCGTCGGCATCGTTTGGTACGGCGGGCTGGAGATCATTGGCGGCCGGCTGACCCTGCCACAGCTTATCTCGTTCGCCACCGCGCTGGGGATCATGACCGACCCGGGAAGCACCTTGAGCAAATCGTTCACCATCTTCCAGCAAGGAATGGCCTCGGCCAAGCGGATCTTTGAACTCCTTGACGCGCCGGTTTCGATCGTCGATAAGCCGGGAGCCAGGACGCTCCCCCGGATCGCCGGCAAAGTCGAACTCGCCAACGTCTCGTTCGCTTACGAAAAAGAGGCGGTACTGGAAAACATCAATTTGACGGTTGAACCCGGGGAGATGATCGCCCTGATCGGCCGGACCGGTTCGGGGAAGAGCACCCTGGCAAATCTGCTCCCCCGCTTCTGGGACCCGCGCGACGGCAAAGTGATGATCGACGGGCACGACCTGCGCGACGTCACGCTTGAATCGCTTAGGCGGCAGATCGCCGTCGTCCCGCAGGAGATCGCCCTCTTCCGCGGCACCATTAAAGAGAATCTCCGCTACGGGCGCCCTGACGCCACCGAAGCGGAAGTGGTTAACGCCGCCAAAGCGGCCAATGCTTATAACTTTATCACCGAACTGCCAAAGGGATTTGAGACCGAAGTCGGCGAGCGGGGGGCCAAACTTTCGGGAGGGGAAAAACAGCGGATCGCCATCGCCCGGGCGATCTTGCGCGACCCGCGGATCCTGATCCTGGACGAAGCGACCTCGTCGCTCGACGTCGAAACCGAAAGCCTGCTCCGCGAGGCGCTGGAAAAACTGATGGCCGGCCGGACCAGCTTTGTCATTGCCCATCGCCTTTATACCGTAGAGAAAGCGAGCCGGGTCGTCGTTCTCGACAACGGCCGGATCGTGGAAGTGGGGACCCATCAGGAGCTCCTGGCCAGGGGGGGGCTCTACCAGTACCTGAACGAGATCCAGTTAAAAAATAAGGCATGA
- a CDS encoding lysophospholipid acyltransferase family protein, with amino-acid sequence MILLKLLRFKLRLIFWLPAPLAVYLMRFAAELVYQIARLTPARNMVAQNYEMFFPGIDGKAKADLLLRNISYSILELLSLPFFKAEHFDRVVKVEGLENIDLALAKRNGGLFLTMHTGNYEIVPAYLSSLGYHVTSIVKAPNDPLFKLINEARTAHGTRLINVLDSNMYLESIKILSDNQIVGLLLDTGANEGRHDELEFLGRKMPVATGWLTLAQRSKAEIVMCLSRRVGNKVVINFQSPFHLDREKKEEALGRIRNYFETFVKNHPEQWGIFLFKDEIHGLAHRDKA; translated from the coding sequence ATGATCTTACTAAAACTATTGCGGTTCAAACTGCGCCTGATCTTTTGGCTCCCGGCGCCGCTGGCGGTCTACCTGATGCGCTTCGCCGCCGAGCTGGTCTATCAGATCGCCCGCCTGACCCCGGCCCGCAACATGGTCGCCCAAAACTATGAAATGTTCTTCCCCGGTATCGACGGCAAAGCAAAGGCCGACCTGCTGCTCCGGAATATCAGCTACTCGATCCTGGAACTCCTCTCCCTCCCTTTTTTCAAGGCGGAACATTTTGACCGGGTAGTTAAAGTCGAAGGATTGGAAAATATCGACCTGGCGCTCGCCAAACGGAACGGCGGACTTTTCCTGACCATGCACACCGGCAACTATGAGATCGTCCCCGCTTATCTTTCGAGCCTGGGCTATCACGTTACCTCGATCGTCAAAGCGCCGAACGATCCTCTTTTTAAGCTGATCAACGAAGCCCGGACCGCCCATGGGACCAGGCTGATCAATGTCTTGGACAGCAACATGTACCTGGAGTCGATCAAAATTTTATCCGACAACCAGATCGTTGGGCTTCTCCTGGACACCGGCGCCAATGAAGGGCGGCACGATGAGCTTGAATTCCTGGGACGGAAAATGCCGGTCGCAACCGGTTGGCTAACCCTGGCCCAGCGCTCAAAAGCGGAGATCGTCATGTGCCTCTCCCGCCGGGTGGGCAATAAAGTGGTCATTAACTTCCAATCCCCTTTCCACCTTGACCGGGAAAAGAAGGAAGAAGCCCTCGGCCGCATCCGCAACTACTTTGAGACTTTCGTGAAGAACCACCCGGAACAATGGGGGATCTTCCTTTTTAAAGACGAGATCCATGGGTTGGCGCATAGGGACAAGGCATAG